One Turneriella parva DSM 21527 genomic region harbors:
- a CDS encoding P-II family nitrogen regulator — MKLITAMIQPHKLQDVKDALFKANVTKMTVSNALGCGQQRGYDESYRGVVHEVNLLKKVRIEIAVNEEFVEPTINAIISGARTGNIGDGKIFITELAEVIRIRTGEKGKPAVG, encoded by the coding sequence ATGAAACTTATAACAGCCATGATTCAACCTCACAAGCTGCAAGACGTGAAAGATGCCCTTTTCAAGGCGAACGTCACGAAAATGACTGTGAGCAACGCACTCGGTTGCGGCCAGCAACGCGGCTACGACGAGTCGTACCGCGGTGTGGTTCACGAGGTCAACCTGCTGAAAAAGGTGCGCATTGAAATTGCGGTCAACGAAGAATTCGTCGAACCGACAATCAATGCGATCATCAGCGGTGCCCGCACCGGCAATATCGGCGATGGAAAAATCTTCATCACCGAACTCGCCGAAGTGATCCGCATTCGCACAGGCGAAAAAGGCAAACCAGCCGTAGGCTAG
- a CDS encoding ammonium transporter gives MVIKKIAATLFIAAITISGAVYAADAKPAAPDFAKQIGDLATSAGTLKIAIDTLWTVVAGMLVFWMNAGFALVESGFCRSKNTVNILAKNFVVFALSTLSFWVIGWGLMFGKGNDYVGLEGLFLLGGADNSPATGEAYKGVYDSMNWTGVPLNAKFFFQLVFAGTAATIVSGAVAERIKFHSFVVFSLVLVAILYPITGHWVWGGGWLAAANFRDFAGSTVVHSVGGWAALAGVIVLGPRIGKYSPDGKVKPILGHNMTSAALGTLILWLGWFGFNPGSFMGVGEGSGLAHVLLATNIAAAMGALAATATSWILLKKPDLGMILNGTLAGLVAITAPCAFVTLGASALIGAIGGALVVMSVLFFDKIKIDDPVGATSVHLVCGIFGTLATGFFYDYEIAKNVAGLSGDVVDPAKWSIGSQIVVQIKGILAVGGFTFVASLVLWYVLKLAGGIRVSRDEEIMGLDVGEHGNEAYADFQEVNR, from the coding sequence ATGGTAATAAAAAAAATCGCTGCCACGCTATTTATCGCGGCGATCACGATTTCTGGTGCGGTGTACGCAGCTGATGCAAAGCCTGCGGCTCCCGATTTTGCAAAACAAATCGGTGACCTCGCGACAAGCGCGGGCACACTGAAAATCGCGATCGATACGCTGTGGACAGTTGTAGCAGGTATGCTCGTTTTCTGGATGAACGCGGGCTTCGCGCTGGTAGAAAGTGGTTTCTGCCGCAGCAAAAACACCGTGAACATTCTGGCCAAGAACTTCGTGGTCTTCGCCCTTTCGACCCTGTCATTCTGGGTGATCGGTTGGGGCCTGATGTTTGGCAAAGGTAACGACTATGTGGGCCTCGAAGGTCTCTTCTTGCTCGGCGGCGCCGACAACTCGCCGGCTACTGGCGAAGCATATAAAGGCGTTTACGACAGCATGAACTGGACAGGAGTACCTCTCAACGCGAAGTTCTTCTTTCAACTCGTGTTCGCCGGTACTGCTGCAACGATCGTTTCAGGTGCCGTCGCTGAGCGCATTAAATTTCACTCGTTCGTCGTTTTCAGCCTCGTGCTGGTGGCGATTCTCTACCCGATCACAGGCCACTGGGTTTGGGGTGGCGGCTGGCTCGCAGCTGCGAACTTTCGTGACTTTGCCGGTTCAACAGTTGTGCACAGCGTCGGTGGCTGGGCTGCTCTCGCGGGCGTGATCGTTCTCGGCCCACGCATTGGCAAGTATTCACCTGACGGCAAAGTAAAGCCGATTCTCGGCCACAACATGACTTCTGCTGCTCTCGGTACGCTGATTCTGTGGCTCGGCTGGTTTGGTTTTAACCCAGGCAGCTTCATGGGTGTGGGCGAGGGTTCGGGCCTGGCGCACGTTCTGCTCGCGACCAACATCGCCGCAGCGATGGGCGCTCTCGCGGCAACGGCAACTTCATGGATTCTGCTCAAAAAACCTGACCTCGGCATGATTCTGAACGGAACGCTCGCAGGCCTCGTGGCAATCACGGCTCCCTGTGCATTCGTTACGCTCGGTGCATCGGCGCTGATCGGCGCAATCGGCGGAGCTCTCGTCGTTATGAGCGTGCTCTTCTTTGACAAGATCAAGATCGACGACCCGGTAGGTGCAACCTCAGTTCACCTTGTTTGCGGTATCTTCGGTACCCTGGCGACTGGCTTCTTCTACGATTATGAAATCGCGAAGAATGTTGCTGGCCTTTCGGGTGACGTCGTTGATCCTGCAAAATGGTCAATCGGTTCACAGATCGTCGTACAGATCAAAGGCATTCTCGCCGTGGGTGGTTTCACCTTCGTCGCATCGCTTGTGCTCTGGTACGTACTCAAACTTGCGGGCGGCATTCGTGTATCCCGTGACGAAGAGATCATGGGCCTCGACGTGGGCGAGCATGGCAACGAAGCTTATGCAGACTTCCAGGAGGTGAACCGCTGA